The Brassica oleracea var. oleracea cultivar TO1000 chromosome C6, BOL, whole genome shotgun sequence genome includes a region encoding these proteins:
- the LOC106300443 gene encoding pentatricopeptide repeat-containing protein At1g74750-like translates to MIRAKQISNLSSTARSFFLGGTRSGAADGNSCTSADDESSVLRRQQNRNEAVLTGKRASTLAAGLAGNLLPVEAKAEHFHRPSLLPQHASSPVLPVKPDSVNHVSVVIEEDAVAPIGIGTVNFLSDIANYKIPLSDGAEAVGLSKSCMAADSSRPITSVKSSNVKVIRREDLSKDYPKEAERSGLRQASNDVAGKPYEAQDLQTTTNVSGKRKSMPQRANVDSGGCDFNNVHSSDDRIMKFPAEGFSKPSREMMRVTTPRQQQHCNSGYVVENVSNILRRFKWGPAAEEALHNVGLRVDAYQANQVLKQMDNYTNALGFFYWLKRQPGFKHDGHTYTTMVGNLGRAKQFGEINKLLNEMVRDGCQPNTVTYNRLIHSYGRANYLREAMNVFNQMQEAGCEPDRVTYCTLIDIHAKAGFLDIAMDMYQRMQAAGLSPDTFTYSVIINCLGKAGHLPAAHRLFCEMVGQGCTPNLVTFNIMIALHAKARNYQSALKLYRDMKGAGFQPDKVTYSIVMEVLGHCGYLEEAEAVFTEMQRKNWVPDEPVYGLLVDLWGKAGNVDKAWQWYQAMLHAGLRPNVPTCNSLLSTFLRVHRLSEAYNLLQSMLALGLQSSLQTYTLLLSCCTDARSKFDLGFCGQLMAVSGHPAHMFLLKMPPAGTDGQNVREHVSNFLDYMHSEDRESKRGLMDAVVDFLHKSGLKEEAGSVWEVAAFKNVYPDALREKSCSYWLINLHVMSEGTAVTALSRTLAWFRKQMLVSGECPSRIDIVTGWGRRSRVTGTSMVRQAVEELLNMFNFPFFTENGNSGCFVGCGEPLKKWLLESSYVERMHLL, encoded by the coding sequence ATGATTCGTGCCAAGCAGATTAGTAATCTTTCCAGTACAGCGAGATCCTTTTTCCTTGGTGGAACAAGATCTGGTGCAGCTGATGGGAACTCTTGTACATCCGCCGACGATGAAAGCTCCGTCTTGAGACGCCAGCAAAACAGAAATGAAGCTGTACTGACTGGGAAAAGAGCTTCGACTTTAGCAGCTGGACTAGCGGGGAATCTATTACCAGTAGAGGCAAAGGCTGAACATTTCCACCGACCATCTCTTCTTCCCCAGCATGCTTCTTCTCCTGTTTTGCCTGTGAAACCAGATTCTGTAAATCATGTTTCCGTTGTCATTGAAGAAGACGCGGTGGCACCTATTGGTATTGGAACTGTGAACTTCCTGTCGGATATAGCAAACTATAAGATCCCTTTATCAGATGGAGCTGAAGCCGTTGGTTTGTCTAAAAGCTGTATGGCTGCTGACTCTTCTCGGCCTATTACAAGTGTGAAGTCTTCAAATGTGAAAGTCATCAGAAGAGAGGATCTCTCTAAAGACTACCCTAAGGAAGCTGAAAGATCTGGCTTAAGGCAAGCTTCAAATGATGTGGCAGGGAAGCCTTATGAAGCTCAGGATTTACAGACAACAACTAATGTCTCTGGAAAGAGGAAAAGCATGCCGCAAAGAGCCAACGTTGATTCTGGTGGTTGTGACTTTAACAACGTGCATTCTTCTGATGACAGGATCATGAAATTTCCAGCTGAAGGTTTCAGTAAACCCTCAAGGGAAATGATGAGAGTGACAACACCTAGGCAGCAGCAGCATTGCAACTCTGGATACGTTGTAGAGAATGTTTCTAACATATTGCGGAGATTCAAATGGGGACCTGCTGCTGAAGAGGCCCTTCACAATGTTGGCTTGAGGGTGGATGCATACCAAGCAAACCAAGTTCTCAAGCAGATGGATAATTATACTAATGCGCTTGGTTTCTTCTATTGGCTCAAAAGACAACCCGGGTTTAAGCATGATGGCCATACTTACACCACAATGGTAGGCAACCTTGGTCGTGCAAAGCAGTTCGGTGAGATAAACAAGCTTCTCAATGAGATGGTTAGAGATGGATGTCAGCCAAATACCGTTACATATAACCGTCTTATCCACAGCTACGGCCGTGCGAATTACCTCAGAGAAGCTATGAATGTTTTCAACCAAATGCAAGAGGCTGGATGTGAGCCTGACCGTGTAACTTACTGTACTCTTATTGACATCCATGCTAAAGCTGGTTTTCTCGACATTGCCATGGACATGTATCAGAGAATGCAAGCGGCGGGGCTCTCTCCTGATACTTTCACTTACAGTGTGATAATAAACTGTCTTGGGAAGGCTGGGCATTTACCTGCTGCACATAGGCTCTTCTGTGAGATGGTTGGTCAAGGCTGTACTCCTAACTTGGTGACGTTCAACATCATGATAGCTTTGCACGCCAAGGCGAGGAACTATCAGAGTGCGTTGAAGCTCTACCGAGACATGAAAGGTGCCGGGTTTCAGCCTGATAAAGTGACTTACAGTATTGTCATGGAGGTGCTTGGGCACTGTGGGTATCTAGAGGAAGCAGAGGCTGTATTCACCGAGATGCAGCGTAAGAACTGGGTTCCTGATGAGCCGGTTTACGGTCTTTTGGTGGACTTGTGGGGAAAAGCTGGCAATGTGGACAAGGCTTGGCAGTGGTATCAAGCAATGCTTCACGCTGGTCTGAGACCTAATGTTCCTACATGCAATTCCCTTCTCAGTACTTTCCTTAGGGTCCACAGGCTGTCTGAAGCCTATAATTTATTGCAGAGCATGCTTGCGCTTGGTCTACAGTCTTCTCTGCAGACATACACCTTGCTCTTGAGCTGTTGCACAGATGCTAGGTCAAAGTTTGACTTGGGATTCTGCGGCCAGCTAATGGCGGTCTCAGGCCATCCGGCACACATGTTTCTCCTCAAGATGCCACCTGCAGGTACAGATGGCCAAAACGTTCGTGAACATGTCAGCAACTTCCTTGATTACATGCACAGCGAGGACAGAGAAAGTAAGAGAGGGCTCATGGATGCAGTAGTGGATTTTCTGCACAAGTCAGGTCTAAAAGAAGAGGCAGGCTCGGTCTGGGAAGTGGCTGCGTTCAAGAACGTGTATCCAGACGCGTTGAGGGAGAAAAGCTGTAGCTATTGGCTTATAAATCTCCATGTAATGTCGGAAGGAACTGCAGTGACTGCACTGTCTAGGACACTTGCGTGGTTCCGTAAGCAGATGTTGGTTTCAGGAGAATGTCCTTCAAGGATTGATATAGTAACTGGTTGGGGAAGAAGAAGCAGGGTAACAGGGACTTCAATGGTGAGACAAGCAGTTGAGGAACTGCTCAACATGTTCAACTTCCCGTTTTTCACTGAGAATGGGAACTCAGGCTGTTTTGTTGGGTGCGGAGAGCCTCTCAAGAAATGGTTGCTTGAATCATCTTATGTTGAGAGGATGCATTTGCTCTGA